The Scleropages formosus chromosome 3, fSclFor1.1, whole genome shotgun sequence genome contains the following window.
TCGTGCCTAaatattttgtgcacttttgcTCTTTCGTAGACAATCCCAGGATGTTTCCAGAAATTTGTGACCCTAGTCGAAAAGAACTCTGTTATCCTGATAGCCGTGGCTTTAGGAATTGCAGCTCTTGAGGTATTCAAGTCCTCTTCTGGATGCGTCTACCCCGTGCACAGTCGCCGTGCATTTCATGTTCTTTATCATTTTTTACAAGAACTGCATATGAGAAGGAGTGAGAttaacagcacatttttctcATGCGGTGGTTTTATAGATCACTTTCAACTTTTGTGCGCGTCTTTTCGTGTCGTCGTGTGTGGCTGCTCCTCTCTCACtcgtttttgtttgttttctgtcatcTCTCCAGATCTCCGCAATGGTTGTTTCCATGACCCTGTACTGCAAAATTGGTAAAAAATGAAGCGATTCCGACATGTGTCACCCTCTCTCAGTCCCTACTCCTTACTCTCAGTTCATATGTTCGGCGAcactgtttttcacattttcattaagtTTGAGTTTTCATTGTCTCATTAAAAGATGTTGTTTATGTTCTACCATAGTTTACTGTTATTAGTTTATATAAAACAGGTATTTATAATGAAATTTTGTAACTAATAACCcgataatttataataatttcattttatgtttcgATATATGTAATAATTGTAGAACATTTCCTTCAGAATTtaagttcatttttaaaatgtctgaatatCAGTAACTTGACCTTATTGGACAGTTCTACACTGAGCAGCAGTATGTTGTAGGAAATCCAGGGAAATTCTTAGATGTCTATGCTTATGTATTTGTACTATGTGGCATTCAAAGTGCAATGTACAGTAGATTTAAAGTCTACCTATATATGATACATAAGAAGAAAAAGTCATAATGAAACTAATCAActatgcaaatgttttaaaattgggttataTTTAGCAAATCACTGAAACATTGCAttaataaattagttttttcaattctaaattatatttttgtgtcatttttgttcatttcagttACTAAATCActtaaagaagttttttttttcctgtaagactcaaaatattgcacatataactaaataattttatgttcgCTGCATTTATCTGGGACCATTGTAAGATATCTACCTGAAGGGCAATTTTTATACTGACTCAGAGTAATTATACTGCTAATCCACATaagttctgctttatttttttgcaaggtttgtttatttagctaaaCATTGTGCTGCTGCGAAAGACGTGTGACATGTCTTGCGTGATTGTAATGCaagaaaatatttgtgaaaaacacagcttctgtccaggtggcacagtggtgcagagggCAGCAGTGTTTGGGGGCAGGTTTAAATCTGCCTTATTCTATATGGAGTTTCCATGGGTTCCcccctacagtccaaagacaagggTTTCTGGTTGCTTGGTGAGTCTAAGTTGTCCTTAGTGGAAGTGAATGAGTGCATTTGTGCtcaccttgtgacagactgataTCCCAACCAGGGTGTGCACCACTTAGCATTGCACTCCATACTGCTagtataggctccagaccaccatgaccctgacttggacaagcagttaaggaaagCAAACGAATGACTGTGCTTGTCCGTGTTTGCTTTAAGCTTTCAAGTAGAAGAGTGCTCCGTCTTACTGTTGGGTATGACATTACCTTGGGTGCGCCCTTttttagtaaagaaaaataaagattcGATGAATCGGATGATAGAACAGTTTAAACGAGATTAAAGGAAATGGGCCCATTTTGTAAAAAGTCGAACTATGCATGAGGTAGAAGGAAGAACAAATAGGGTTTAGTCTCGAGTGTTTCAGCAGGCCCTCCTACCCTTCATCGGCCTCACCATCAGTGCTCCGTGGTGACTGAGGGTCTTGATTGATTTCAAATGGATTCCAAGATATCAAAACacttgcttttaattttttttttgtaacattcaCGTATGTCAAACAGTTTACTCATATTATGTAATTAATACACGTGGGTTTTTATCATTTAGTGAgctgtgaatgtaaatgtgaaataaagttaaaatcAGTTTCTCATTTTGTCAGCTCATTTCCTACTGTATTGCCTATTCTGCCATTATTTCTTCTGCTATTTATTCTACAACAGGATTTATAATCAAAATGAAATCATCTTTAAATGAGCTTGACTAACAGTTTGTTATGTGAAAGTGGGGAGAATATTATTAATGAATTTTCAGTGGAAAGGTAAATGTTTTGCCATTTATGCATGTAAAAACTGATACACAGTTGGGAAAACTTTAACAGGTTTCTCACTGTTTTAAGAGCAACAGGAGGGGGTGAGAGGCGAGAGGAGAAGTGTGGAGTCACTTTGCGCGTCATGGGCTGGGCTCCTGTTCCACCAGTTTTAAACTGTCTGGAATGGGGTACAAGGAGTGGCACGTAGAAAGCAAAcaagtttttaaattataaacgTGTCAAAGAAGAGCAAAACTGataattttacagttaaacAATACAGAAAAGGATCAGtcaatgaaaaacagttttagaAATCACTGTGAAAAATGATTACTTAAATTCTGATCTATTAATTAAAGGGAAAAACTATTGCAGATTTTTGCCAGGGTTTTGACTGGATTCAAATTGGGTTTTTTCTCTCTAAGGGTGGTTATTGTTATAATTTTCCGTCATGTAGGACCTTGTCCTGCGCTTTCCAGTTTTCTTGGTATTTTGTGGTTTCAACTGCTACAGTTTGGTATGTAACAAATTGATTATTTTGGTAATGCTGGTGTGTTTTTGTGACCCCCTATTTGTATAATGTCACAGACCCCAGTACATTATATTTAAGTAATAGCTAATAAATCTCTGcagtttacacatttttaatgtttcttagAAATTTCCTTGTGATATTTTCACATCACTgtaacggggggaaaaaaaaatcttaaactGTATTGATGCAATATCTCAAGATATTAAAGTATTGTGTGCACAAATACACATTCAAACAGTTGCATGAACTAATGTGATCAAATGAACAATTTACTGGTTTGGCTTCAAATGATTAGTATTTTTCAGCACCATTTTTCCTGGAACAGTTTAGCCGTTATTTAAAGCTATATATTTACATGCATGTACATGATTCACTGTAGTACATGACctgtatttgaatatttttatgctgTGCACAGAAAAGTGGTTAAAGATAAAACACACAGTCACCGTTTAAAAGCATCGTAAAAGTTTGTATGCATATAAACTCAGTAATTCAccatacttttttcttttctaaattatttaccagtaagaatttaaaatgtgtgaCTTTACATGATGTATTTATTCAGTAACTATAATAAATACcacaggggggcgtggtggcgcggtgggttggaccgggtcctgctctccggtgggtctgcggttcgagtcccgcttggggtgccttgtgatggactggcgtcccgtcctgggtgtgtcccctccccctccagccttttcgccctgtgttgccgggttaggctccgcaccccgcgaccctgtgtgggacaagtggttcagactgtgtgtgtgtgtataataaataCCGCTGTGTGTAGAAAACAAGTGCTTTAAGTTTCTTCTCAGTAACAAAGTGCTGATTTCCAGCCCTAAGAAAGTTTTCCAATTTGCTTGTACCTGTTCAGAGGAGAAGGTTGGGTgcgggtgggtgtgtgtgtggatggcgTGGAGCTGGAGGATGCAGATCCAAGTGGGCTCTTACAGCAACACGCAGGACTTCTTTTCCTTGAAGGGGTTGGCAGAGGTAGCGACACCCGTGAGGAGGGGGTCACCGCGACCGTGCTCTTCGCAGTACTGCACCAGTTGCGCTGCTGCTATAGAGATCTGCTGGGGTCAAGGGTCCCAACCACCCAAACCACACGATCCCCCAAAGCAACAGGCGTATGGGATTAGCAGACTGCAAAAGTTTGCTTCATTCTGGTTTTGAACAACTACTTGTACAATGACATGGTGAAGCGTCACAAGATTAATTGACCAGcagacatttaataatttacaccTGGCAGATTGTCCAGAAGGACATTCTCAAGACCGTGCTGTTAACTGAAGCAGATGAAGCATATTTAGTATAGTGTGTATGAAAGGGCCCTTTCATACACACTATACTAAATATGCTTCATCTGGATCATCGCTAGTAACTAGAAATTCAACCCTCGCAATGCTGAAACTGACCTTGATCCTCTCCATGCCGGCCTCCACCCGCAGCTGTTCCACCGCCCGGCGCGCCTGCATCACGTTGTTGCTGCTGCACCCCTTCCCTGACATATGACGACTCCTACAGGCCACCACGCGACAAAGTGCTCGAAATGAACCGTGAACAACTCCAAAAAAGGAGGGAAGTGGTTGTTGAAAAGAGAGAATACCTTGttcaacttgtgtttttttttttttttttttgcttctttgccaacatgtgcgtgtgtgtgagccaaCACTATCCCAAACAATCCTTCTGGACGAGTAGATGGTGTGCGTGAAGCTGAACCGGGTGTCCCTTTTAACCTTCTTCCCACCCCCTGTCGGAGCTGCAAAGGAGGCTTCAAAGCCCCTGTGATGTACCTGGGGGGCAAGGGAGGGTTACGACAGCTTTAAAAGGCGATGTTGACAGTGGGAAATGTCACCGAAACATCACATGCGCTTTACTGTCGGCATGAATTATGGAAGCGTCTCGAAAGCTGCTGGATAATGCGATCCGTGTGGGGGCACCACCTTCCTCAATCAGTCGTTTTCAGAAAACAACAAAGTGAGCAGTCAGGCCACGTTACAGGAGTCTCACTGTGTTGTCCCACTGTGTCTCTGTCTGGGTCTATTATTGGACTTGGTCTGATGGAGCCAAAGGTGTTTTAGAAAACCATAGCAATACCCGTGATATGAGACAGTATGTCGTTATATTTTTTGTGGGGCGAAGagtgggactttttttttttttttttaaattgaagtaCCTCTGatattatttacacttatttatttagcagatgctttttttcaaagcgacttccaacaagctatgtagtgttatcagcccatacaccttattcaccaaggtgatttacactgctggatacactacttacgctgggtcactcatccatacctcagtggaacacactctctctctgtcactcatacactatgggtgaacctgccATCCAAAAATACGATCAACCTGAAGAGAGATCCTCTACTTCGTCTACTTCATCTACTCCATCGTCTACTTCTCTCCGCTTGGTGGTCTCCCGTGCGAAAGGTAAagtgcggaggttctcggttatGCCTCCGTCGCGGTgcaatgaccttcccctctcactcagagcagcggaaactctgtctacattcaagaagggtctgaaaactcaccttttccagacccatttcacccaagatctctccagctcatgtacggtgtaaatgttcatgcaccagtaacttcatgagcatccccagataagcctttatagctctggcattgtatgtgactgtttgtgtatcttatatttttttaaaaaaattgctaggagggtatcaggatttgtctatcctgtgttttatgcacctacttgaacgatgaacctcgatgcaacaagcggtaggtaacaaactaggtttacttaagagtcacacgtctgcaactatgtctctttcttttaatgcaaTGCAtcaattgtacttttgctgagattcatgtcgttttggacaaaagcgtctgctatgaataaatgtaaatgtagatccTCCTTTCTACATACAGACACGTGTCCAACTCCGTTTCAGGTGGATGTGATTGTGACAACAGCCGGCAGAGTAGAAGAGGACCTCATCGAGTGCTTGGCTCCCACCTTCCTTGGACAGTTCAGTCTGCTGGGCAAAGACTCCTGACAGAAGGGCATCAACAGGTATGTGTCTCTGTCagtattgattgattgattgattggcaGCCTTATTGTACTCAATGACAACTACTGCAAGTTTGAGGACTGGCTGATGCCCATCCTGGACCAGATGGTTTTGGAACAGAACACAGAGGTGAGCAGAGTAGGGACTGTTCATGGTGTAGTGATCTGAGAAGATACATCTATGGACAATCCACTTCTGACCTCCTCCCCTCTTCCTTATCATCAAGGGCACTCGGTGGACTCCCTCTAAGATGATCCATCGCCTTGGTAAAGAGGTTAACAGTCCAGATTTTGTGTTACTTGCCTTATAAGGTGATGCCTGCAAGTTTTTGTTGATCTTCAGCACAGAAGCATCctcttttacaaacattttatttcctaCTTTCCCGTTTAAATCCAACACACATGCGTTCATCACCATAATGGTTAAGCAACGGTGTACAGTCGCAGACATGTCTTGGAAAAAGATGAGGAAATATGTGTACTATGTTTAATAACATAAATACGGTGGTTCGGGACAAAGtcactgtactcaagaatcatgtgacTCCATTTATATTTCTCCTTCTGAGGGTGTCATGTACtgctgtattgttttctgagatgtacatcactttggagaaaagtgtctgctaaatgacaaaaGGTGACTGTAAATCTCTGGTGTTCAATCAGTCAGTCCACCATTAATTGATTCAAATAGGTCTTATTCAGCACAATCCATTTTTTCTGTCGAGGTTTTCACGTTGGCTGCCAGAATGGATCCAATTGTTCTAGAACATGATTTTGACTTATAATGTGAAAAGTAGGTTGAGAAACTGGTTCCCTTATTTTGTGAAACTGATTACatacaagggggtgcggtggcacagcaggtttgaccagatcctgctctctggtcggtctggggtttgagtcccgcttggggtgccttgtgatggactggtgtcctgtcctgggtgtgtcccctccccctccagcctttcgccctgtgttgccaggttaggctccagctcaccgcgactccacatgggacaagcggtttcagatggtgtgtgtaattATACACATATGCCATATCTATGTACAGTACCGTAACCCAAACATGCTTCCTACTTGTTTGTGAAGCTGTCATTTTGAGGAGCTTGAGATCCCTCTCACACCCTAGTCTAGAACTGACCACCCTTATTTCTCTGCGCTTCAGAACGACATCCCTGTGTTCTGCCCAGCCCTGCCACACGCTTCTCTGGGTGACGTGATCTACGTACGCTCCTATAAGAACCCCGCACGGGTGCTGGATATATCAGAATGTGAGAGACAGAAGAGGGAATGCTTTTCACCCTCTTTATAGGATGGGATACTTTTAATCTCTCTTTAATCTGCTTGAGGTATATTGGATAATTGCTCAAGCATTTTTTTCCGTGTGCGGTAGTACAGTAGCTGTATTTATACCTTTCTAAGTCCAGTGGCTAGACAAACAGATTCAGAAGGTTCGGAAGTTTGGGGAGCTGATGAATGAAGCCGACTGCGTCATAAGATGTGTTTGTGAACACGACTCGGGGGGCACGAACCCCAAGCCGGTCAAGGTGTGGTGCGTTTTCATTTTAACCCGCGACCACCAGAATGATGCCAGAAAgcttctgctgctctgctttctCATGAAGGTGCcatggggaaaagaaaaataccagCTGTTCTTCAATCCTTCTTGGATGTGCCCCTCTAACAGTTCTCCGTCCCCTCTCCCCttctccttccccctcccctccataGGTGTACGGTGATGCTTCCATAATATTCCCCCTCCTTGTGGCTGAGACTTTTCCATCCAGGACTTCCCAACtcagaggagaagagagactgACAGCTCCACACCTTCTgcacatttcttcttcttcttctcagatTCTCTTCTAACTTTTTTATGCAGCATAAATGGTTTGGAGCCTTTTACTGTCTCTCTTATGCACTTCGGAAACCTTTATGTGATTCTTTTCTTCATCTTATGTTGTGCTGGCTAGTTTTGAAATTCCATCCTCACTCTGTTGCTTCCTATCCCACCACGCGATTCTTTTCTTCTATTTCTAAGATCAGGCACCTTTTTGTCTGTATTCCTCTCCTCCCTTCagcatgtttatattttgtcagttttcttCTTCCTCACTGCGCAGACCCTGTAATCCAGTTCAGGATGTCTTTGTCTTACACTGTTTTCGGGAAcacctttatttcagttttaggAAAATAAGTTATTGCCAGAAGGGGACCTAAGcgtgaaatattttactttggaaaaaaaatctttgtattTGAATTTAGATTATATACGCTGGTGAATTTAGGCTTGGGTATTTTTAATTGGGGGGTGCGGcagtgcggtgggtttggcctgtgcctgctctctggtgggtctggggttcgagtcctgcttggggtgcaagccctccagccttatgccctgtgttgccgggttaggctccgttttGTTGCgagcctgcttgggacaagcagtttctgtgtgtgtgtgtgtgtgtgtgtgtgtatttttaattgtacacTTCTTGGGGAAATGGGTCAAAGATCATAGATGGTATGAGTAATCTTGAGTTTCTAAAATGCTATAttacacaaaatataaatataatattaaatatttccagGAAAGATCACTGACTGTTGGGACTAGGTACTTGGTTATGGCAAGGTGAAAGTAAATTGTTTACAACATGTCTGGGAATTTTACATATTATCACTGTGACCAACACTAAAATACTaaagctaaaggaataaaacagAATTCCTACGGAGGACTGGAACCTACTCTGCCTCCCCCCAACTCCagaacttcacacacacacacacacacacacacacacacacacacacacacacacacacacacacacactttctgaaccgcttgtcccatacagggtcgtggggagccagagcctaacccagcaacacagagtgtaaggctggagggggaggggacacacccaggacaggatgccagtccatcgcaaggcaccccaagcaggactcgaaccccagacccacccgagagcaggacctggtccaacccactgcactaccgcacccccccaactccagaatttttaatgtttaaatgtattaatttttttgcgaTACAAAAAACTGTTATTACGGCTCACGGCAGTGTGCCGCCACCATCTGGCCGACAATAATCTtcagactgtgtgaggaaacctgagcacgtGGAAGAAACACGCGAAGGGCACACAGAGTGTGCAGAGCCACAGAGCCACAAGCACACCGCATTGATATAACAGCGATTTCACTTCCACTAAAACCCGAACTACATTTTTTGAGTACAAGCACAAATGGACGtggaattattttgttttattaaccaCTTAAACACTGGATACTGCTCCGCATCTGGGGTATAATGTTTCTGTGTTAAATGTTTATGGGGAAAAGCGTGCAGGAATGTGAATTCATCACACcattttcaaacacaaaaacCTGAGATGACAGTTGTAagatgcagttaaaaatattcTGATACTAATGTAAAAACTTTTCACAGATATGTTGAgacacattcattcagctggtaACTGTCGAATGGGGTAAATTTGGCGTTTTTAGTAACATTTTGGAAAAGCATGATGCACAAAGACTGGTGCAAAAAGCAAAGTGACAAAAATGAAAGGTGAACGCGGAATCATTACGTCACATGCGAAAAATTACGTCACGTGCGAAATCAGTGCGTCACACACAGTGCTGTACTTTATTACTGTAAACCGAACGACAGTGGAGTAGCTGAAAATgtctgcaactaaaaataaTTCCATCAGAGAAGAAGCGCGgcgcttggagaaaagctgaatgagtaaatgtaaatgtaaatgtaccatgaTAATTTCTGGGGAATACGGACAAGACACCTGTCCCCACGTGCGTCACGTGTACCATGGCGAACGGACCTTCAGGTTCTCCACCGTGAGCTCTGCTTTCCCACGTGCAATTTATAACAATATTCAGTTTCAAGTGGAcgtgctttgtttttgttaccGCAAACATCAAAAGGAAGAGGACATACGATCCGTTAGTTTTGCAGTGGCAGAAAGATCATCTGAAGCTCTCGATCACACGTCACGTGTACGTTACTACTTCATTGATCTAGTTTCCTCCACTTGCAGcgaacactgtgtagtgttacgagcccacacaccttattcaaggtgacttacaccgctagatacactacttgtgactgggtcactcatccgtacagcCGCTCACACGTCACTTTTCACGTGGAGTGGACAATGCGGATGGACATGACGATCCCAGTCGTACTGCGCTCACGAGACACTACTGTATTGTTGCGCTGCTTCCAGCGGAGCGCCTGTCCGAAGGCTCGAATCCCACTTttagctgtaggacccttgagcgaGGAGataaggttcttaccctgattgtcccagtacaattacccggctgtataaggGGTAAATACCTGTAGGTAGCTTCATActgtgtaagtcgctttggagaaaaaagcgTCAGGCTCAGCTAAACGTTTTCTCCTAAGTGTCT
Protein-coding sequences here:
- the LOC108926098 gene encoding guanine nucleotide-binding protein G(I)/G(S)/G(O) subunit gamma-12-like, translating into MSGKGCSSNNVMQARRAVEQLRVEAGMERIKISIAAAQLVQYCEEHGRGDPLLTGVATSANPFKEKKSCVLL